The Manihot esculenta cultivar AM560-2 chromosome 1, M.esculenta_v8, whole genome shotgun sequence genome has a window encoding:
- the LOC110627188 gene encoding uncharacterized protein LOC110627188 — MAICSHKYTSFHVFHHVIKLGSQDNNMDWLQINRQQKAKELSAIFAEPFQVLTITILSILLPLSFLLLARLSCYSYLLSIAADPAHPPSSFIFSLFLYSAPIILYFLVSFVSISTLLHGLTGRLTVLSESPGELYRSRLFTAWILLCALQACVGLGIEGSIAAEIDGYSFKNERSLFSRVIFFLGLHETMLYWCRTVVKPVVDDTIFGVVREERWVQMVAMAVSFGTLWWWRLRDEVESLVIVAESRREMSVDIGVADFLGWWLYYLTVTIGVVRIVKGVMWVTMVLLCRRIKRNSHQDPCGNEEKV; from the coding sequence ATGGCTATTTGCTCACATAAATACActtcatttcatgtttttcatcaTGTAATAAAGTTGGGATCTCAGGACAACAATATGGATTGGCTTCAGATCAATCGGCAACAGAAAGCTAAGGAGCTCTCTGCCATTTTCGCAGAACCCTTTCAAGTTCTCACCATCACCATCCTCAGTATCTTGCTTCCTCTTTCCTTTCTCCTCCTTGCTAGGCTCTCTTGTTACAGCTATCTCTTGAGCATCGCCGCTGATCCTGCACACCCACCTTCTTCTTTTATATTCTCTTTGTTTCTTTACAGTGCCCCAataattctttattttcttgtttcatTTGTTAGTATATCGACTCTTCTCCATGGCTTGACTGGTAGACTTACCGTTCTTAGCGAGTCGCCGGGGGAACTTTACCGATCCCGTTTGTTCACTGCCTGGATTTTACTATGTGCTTTACAAGCATGCGTCGGCTTGGGCATTGAAGGTAGCATAGCAGCTGAAATTGATGGCTACAGTTTCAAGAACGAGAGAAGTTTGTTCAGTAGGGTCATATTTTTCCTGGGTTTGCATGAAACTATGCTTTATTGGTGCAGAACCGTCGTTAAACCAGTGGTGGACGACACAATATTTGGGGTGGTTAGAGAAGAAAGGTGGGTTCAAATGGTGGCTATGGCGGTGAGCTTTGGCACTTTATGGTGGTGGAGGTTGAGGGACGAGGTTGAATCTCTGGTTATTGTAGCAGAGTCAAGGAGAGAAATGTCGGTGGACATCGGCGTCGCTGACTTTCTCGGTTGGTGGCTGTATTATCTGACGGTAACAATTGGTGTGGTAAGAATAGTGAAAGGCGTAATGTGGGTAACAATGGTTTTGCTTTGTAGGAGGATTAAAAGGAATTCTCATCAAGACCCTTGTGGAAATGAAGAGAAAGTATAG
- the LOC110620237 gene encoding probable WRKY transcription factor 14 isoform X1 — MDGSSCPPTLHSKVSELKSQSQPSKRRWIFFFFCSCRKGDEKTVVTVRIGANAGKIKNEGPPSDFWSWRKYGQKPIKGSPYPRGYYRCSTSKGCSAKKQVERCRSDASMMIITYTSNHNHPGPDLHSTNLNPQTKDSQFPTQSTEDLRPATPKREQQEEENQSQNQATVVISHEDDKEGHNFHYLQSPTNCSQYMMISQEEPFSAEKTDDTLSILLDEEPISCPALMTPKSEENDFFDELEELPIYSAFTSFMRTNFYDEGIPAVPS, encoded by the exons ATGGATGGTTCTTCTTGTCCTCCAACTCTACACTCTAAAGTTTCAGAACTCAAATCACAATCTCAGCCATCCAAAAGAAGGTGG attttttttttcttctgcaGTTGTAGGAAGGGAGATGAGAAGACTGTTGTTACAGTGAGGATTGGAGCAAATGCTGGCAAAATAAAGAATGAAGGGCCACCTTCTGATTTTTGGTCTTGGAGAAAATATGGGCAAAAACCAATCAAGGGATCTCCTTATCCCAG GGGATATTACAGGTGCAGCACATCTAAGGGCTGTTCAGCCAAAAAACAAGTGGAGAGATGCAGATCAGATGCTTCAATGATGATCATCACATACACCTCTAACCACAACCACCCAGGTCCTGATCTTCATAGCACCAATCTCAACCCACAAACAAAAGACTCCCAATTCCCAACACAATCCACTGAAGATCTTCGTCCTGCAACTCCAAAACGAGAACAACAGGAAGAGGAGAATCAGAGTCAGAATCAAGCGACTGTGGTGATCAGTCATGAAGATGACAAAGAAGGTCACAATTTCCACTACTTGCAATCCCCAACAAATTGTTCTCAATATATGATGATTAGCCAAGAAGAGCCTTTCAGTGCAGAGAAAACTGATGACACGCTGAGTATTCTCCTGGATGAAGAGCCCATATCATGCCCTGCATTGATGACACCCAAATCAGAAGAAAATGACTTCTTTGATGAGCTAGAGGAGCTACCCATATACTCAGCTTTCACTAGCTTCATGCGGACCAATTTTTACGATGAAGGGATACCTGCTGTCCCTTCTTGA
- the LOC110620237 gene encoding probable WRKY transcription factor 69 isoform X2, protein MDGSSCPPTLHSKVSELKSQSQPSKRSCRKGDEKTVVTVRIGANAGKIKNEGPPSDFWSWRKYGQKPIKGSPYPRGYYRCSTSKGCSAKKQVERCRSDASMMIITYTSNHNHPGPDLHSTNLNPQTKDSQFPTQSTEDLRPATPKREQQEEENQSQNQATVVISHEDDKEGHNFHYLQSPTNCSQYMMISQEEPFSAEKTDDTLSILLDEEPISCPALMTPKSEENDFFDELEELPIYSAFTSFMRTNFYDEGIPAVPS, encoded by the exons ATGGATGGTTCTTCTTGTCCTCCAACTCTACACTCTAAAGTTTCAGAACTCAAATCACAATCTCAGCCATCCAAAAGAAG TTGTAGGAAGGGAGATGAGAAGACTGTTGTTACAGTGAGGATTGGAGCAAATGCTGGCAAAATAAAGAATGAAGGGCCACCTTCTGATTTTTGGTCTTGGAGAAAATATGGGCAAAAACCAATCAAGGGATCTCCTTATCCCAG GGGATATTACAGGTGCAGCACATCTAAGGGCTGTTCAGCCAAAAAACAAGTGGAGAGATGCAGATCAGATGCTTCAATGATGATCATCACATACACCTCTAACCACAACCACCCAGGTCCTGATCTTCATAGCACCAATCTCAACCCACAAACAAAAGACTCCCAATTCCCAACACAATCCACTGAAGATCTTCGTCCTGCAACTCCAAAACGAGAACAACAGGAAGAGGAGAATCAGAGTCAGAATCAAGCGACTGTGGTGATCAGTCATGAAGATGACAAAGAAGGTCACAATTTCCACTACTTGCAATCCCCAACAAATTGTTCTCAATATATGATGATTAGCCAAGAAGAGCCTTTCAGTGCAGAGAAAACTGATGACACGCTGAGTATTCTCCTGGATGAAGAGCCCATATCATGCCCTGCATTGATGACACCCAAATCAGAAGAAAATGACTTCTTTGATGAGCTAGAGGAGCTACCCATATACTCAGCTTTCACTAGCTTCATGCGGACCAATTTTTACGATGAAGGGATACCTGCTGTCCCTTCTTGA
- the LOC110620237 gene encoding probable WRKY transcription factor 14 isoform X3: MVLLVLQLYTLKFQNSNHNLSHPKEGGCRKGDEKTVVTVRIGANAGKIKNEGPPSDFWSWRKYGQKPIKGSPYPRGYYRCSTSKGCSAKKQVERCRSDASMMIITYTSNHNHPGPDLHSTNLNPQTKDSQFPTQSTEDLRPATPKREQQEEENQSQNQATVVISHEDDKEGHNFHYLQSPTNCSQYMMISQEEPFSAEKTDDTLSILLDEEPISCPALMTPKSEENDFFDELEELPIYSAFTSFMRTNFYDEGIPAVPS; this comes from the exons ATGGTTCTTCTTGTCCTCCAACTCTACACTCTAAAGTTTCAGAACTCAAATCACAATCTCAGCCATCCAAAAGAAGGTGG TTGTAGGAAGGGAGATGAGAAGACTGTTGTTACAGTGAGGATTGGAGCAAATGCTGGCAAAATAAAGAATGAAGGGCCACCTTCTGATTTTTGGTCTTGGAGAAAATATGGGCAAAAACCAATCAAGGGATCTCCTTATCCCAG GGGATATTACAGGTGCAGCACATCTAAGGGCTGTTCAGCCAAAAAACAAGTGGAGAGATGCAGATCAGATGCTTCAATGATGATCATCACATACACCTCTAACCACAACCACCCAGGTCCTGATCTTCATAGCACCAATCTCAACCCACAAACAAAAGACTCCCAATTCCCAACACAATCCACTGAAGATCTTCGTCCTGCAACTCCAAAACGAGAACAACAGGAAGAGGAGAATCAGAGTCAGAATCAAGCGACTGTGGTGATCAGTCATGAAGATGACAAAGAAGGTCACAATTTCCACTACTTGCAATCCCCAACAAATTGTTCTCAATATATGATGATTAGCCAAGAAGAGCCTTTCAGTGCAGAGAAAACTGATGACACGCTGAGTATTCTCCTGGATGAAGAGCCCATATCATGCCCTGCATTGATGACACCCAAATCAGAAGAAAATGACTTCTTTGATGAGCTAGAGGAGCTACCCATATACTCAGCTTTCACTAGCTTCATGCGGACCAATTTTTACGATGAAGGGATACCTGCTGTCCCTTCTTGA
- the LOC110613316 gene encoding ATP-dependent Clp protease proteolytic subunit 5, chloroplastic: MAHSLVSSSASSIRFSSLAFSPNPSSNLDSQKHFLPFEPLRSRNLRKFSSTRKNFQLSPAKAVYSGEFWAPERSSRQGIWSIRDDLEIPSSPYFPAYANGQGQAQGPPPMVHERFQSVISQLFQHRIIRCGGAVDDDMANIIVAQLLYLDAVDPNKDIVMYVNSPGGSVTAGMAIFDTMRHIRPDVSTVCVGLAASMGAFLLSAGTKGKRYSLPNSRIMIHQPLGGAQGGQSDIDIQANEMLHHKANLNGYLAYHTGQTLEKINQDTDRDYFMSAKEARDYGLIDGVITNPLKAFQPLAAAAAADQQ; the protein is encoded by the exons ATGGCACACTCGTTGGTCTCCTCATCGGCCTCCTCTATCAGATTCAGTTCCCTAGCGTTCTCTCCAAACCCTAGCAGCAATCTCGATTCTCAGAAGCATTTTCTCCCCTTCGAGCCCCTTCGTTCCag GAATTTGAGAAAGTTTAGTAGTACTAGAAAGAACTTTCAGCTATCTCCAGCAAAGGCCGTTTACTCTGGTGAGTTTTGGGCACCTGAGAGAAGTTCCCGACAAGGGATTTGGTCAATAAG GGATGATTTGGAAATTCCGTCGTCACCTTATTTTCCTGCATATGCCAATGGGCAAGGTCAAGCACAGGGGCCACCTCCAATGGTGCATGAGAGATTCCAGAGTGTTATTAGTCAACTTTTTCAACAT AGAATTATTAGGTGTGGTGGAGCTGTTGATGATGACATGGCAAACATCATTGTTGCTCAACTTCTCTACCTTGATGCAGTTGATCCTAATAAG GATATTGTAATGTATGTAAATTCTCCAGGAGGATCAGTTACAGCTG GCATGGCGATATTTGACACAATGAGGCATATCCGACCTGATGTATCCACAGTCTGTGTTGGATTGGCTGCTAG TATGGGAGCTTTCCTGCTTAGTGCTGGGACGAAAG GGAAAAGATACAGCTTGCCAAACTCAAGGATAATGATCCATCAACCTCTTGGTGGAGCTCAAGGTGGGCAATCTGATATAGATATCCAG GCAAATGAAATGCTGCATCACAAGGCAAACCTAAATGGGTATCTGGCCTACCACACTGGTCAAACTCTTGAGAAGATCAACCAGGATACGGACCGCGACTACTTCATGAGCGCAAAAGAAGCCAGAGACTATGGGCTTATTGATGGCGTGATCACAAATCCTCTCAAGGCATTCCAACCGCTAGCAGCTGCAGCTGCAGCAGATCAACAATGA
- the LOC110610834 gene encoding putative pectinesterase/pectinesterase inhibitor 26 has product MGLNKFVLLLLISFSFISSFVIGGKDDSPSPSSYSILDSMSSDEDSPSPTASPSSAPSQSEDDGLPLLFPTDKPSSDGSPVLKKVCSSTDHPEECVSSVSLLKEGDSDPVAVLKTEMDALRQGFKKAIAQATKLNNDPSVSEEVKGCLDTCLEIYDSGLYDLDDAAEAIASHDVDKLKTVLSATVSDIDTCEEAFEEEGLEGDSPMKEYDAELSKLASNNLAIASSMIR; this is encoded by the coding sequence ATGGGACTCAATAAGTTTGTCCTTCTCCTtctcatttccttttcttttatctcatcttttGTGATCGGCGGCAAAGATGATTCTCCTTCTCCATCATCATACTCGATTTTGGACTCAATGTCCTCTGATGAGGATTCCCCCTCTCCTACTGCATCCCCATCATCAGCACCATCTCAATCTGAAGATGACGGATTGCCCTTATTGTTTCCGACTGATAAACCATCTTCCGATGGTAGTCCTGTGCTGAAGAAGGTATGCAGCTCAACCGATCACCCAGAGGAATGTGTCTCTTCCGTTAGTCTTCTTAAAGAAGGAGATTCTGACCCTGTTGCAGTTCTGAAAACGGAGATGGATGCCCTCCGTCAAGGTTTCAAAAAAGCCATCGCCCAAGCTACAAAACTGAACAATGATCCTTCCGTATCAGAAGAAGTTAAAGGCTGTTTGGATACATGTCTTGAGATATATGACAGTGGGCTTTACGACCTCGATGATGCCGCTGAAGCAATCGCCTCTCACGACGTTGACAAGCTTAAAACAGTCCTTAGTGCAACTGTATCAGATATTGATACTTGTGAAGAAGCCTTCGAAGAGGAAGGCCTCGAAGGAGACTCCCCAATGAAGGAGTATGATGCTGAGCTGTCAAAACTAGCTAGCAACAATTTAGCCATTGCTTCTTCGATGATCcgataa